The proteins below come from a single Cryptococcus gattii WM276 chromosome D, complete sequence genomic window:
- a CDS encoding Hypothetical Protein (Similar to TIGR gene model, INSD accession AAW42788.1), which produces MSRRIGLSRSFSRPGGRRSTPAMPESQESTQQLSPKVRPGIPISDQLDPQSFFTVAHEVSSLGLRRFSKDVGRDASQLAESVDECADETQEGNIVWTDTGSQSLADQRLVEGSGEVQPLLSEESGQQLPSSAVFQPVQAIGSGDREGFAKNSVITQSIELQGRPTGKVIPADPSPEAIELDQSGGSFVAPDTQCDVIPADRTTFSFIPSASLSDAFPLESNNLPESNRNKVNLHEEKSHFTSEKGSKVYTPEPSQSVSLRRLEGSPLFSADEPNVHQTLPLVSKPLSVKSFPGLSNPSRPRSKTRAQASPSNEPAASRRRNKTKEPNLSEESFGVDSIPIKYPEPLDVIANLLRQHSEEMEGEAKRLEEDKKGPAGKFELSGKQGDKLFDRHEKMRVEMSGEKDFEAPELAARVSSDRGRTSPVGCDSSPGSPFTSQKTNVTFHSSPHTLLQNQYEPSVNIQRPINHIDDQKDGVASQSCHFLRTSPPEQCYGERFRSFAEQGCLFDENRLSIYEGDLFSSSQVVDGGLEVSEDAFSQRSNIFQATQMVRQPSGPSLEADMSSSRAITSPRSLVPTQRSSSVSPENSQTLRATVTDSIAPHSPRISASVPTSKPLLPSYLSIPPHRSLAYNSRRFATRVSTEDNGRVDIPQHRQLQRRAVNHIQLNDHMMESHISEIPISPGDLCAESVPAHSDAYTTRPIQSSNTGHYSPEKPRRSQEVEEVNGRELSVTVEPVVQATGDDQPTIDKVTHNLCSSQINQHSSNDLPQSEPDHHDAPSNPFLLTHEIAPRADEKRVRKKRKIFSPSTRSMDRPGVTSRKSLFKGEELAEESNSSSAPEDADDFSYRPVKTARALRAGGRASTPITSAFSEAKQTRAPSTSPLSTFSDSDKNLISDGENDVTIRPLKRQKSHNEAKGVKTRTSAATQANSNLSSKRRVRHVTGKSRAAKSHAPEDFNRVLASYGHYYYPARIIEPSGLGYKVIYDDNERRECGPDKLRKLILKRGDELEAYERQDLPTKMEVLLDWDGNERGVKCVSNGRILGYVELRFIRIRQQIIKQQFSDRLFASQSAAKSPARSTLRSPVKNFTPQVFEGMIVLILTGVEENSVEYEVKNLSKLIEIRGGMVAKDWAQIFEPELHLGHFKRNLGRTPFVIPTGTRPLMTSTFMVALAKGIPVLSVKYVDAAIEEGKAIDWHPYLISSGYSSFTRQMMSQVVDTSWGTENWDPVKAGHLLKPFKGKKVLFIQPRNSLSSLLTLCSTCLGAEEVRVVERVSGKELDVILDPKWDYLVIDKMGVPNTLKGCRKVANVQWLKQCLVMGKALPPLLASQDEPDKEAYKVKREKSNKGNARKRANQST; this is translated from the exons ATGAGTCGGAGAATTGG ACTATCGAGGAGCTTTAGTCGTCCAGGAGGACGACGATCTACACCTGCGATGCCCGAGTCTCAAGAATCTACTCAACAGCTAAGCCCTAAAGTCCGGCCTGGTATCCCCATCTCTGATCAGCTGGATCCTCAATCATTTTTCACAGTAGCGCATGAGGTATCGAGTTTGGGGTTACGAAGATTTAGCAAAGATGTCGGTAGAGACGCATCTCAGTTGGCCGAAAGCGTCGACGAGTGTGCCGACGAGACACAGGAAGGCAATATTGTCTGGACGGATACGGGGAGTCAGTCTCTGGCTGATCAAAGACTTGTAGAAGGAAGTGGAGAAGTTCAACCACTCCTATCAGAGGAGTCTGGCCAGCAGCTTCCTAGTAGTGCCGTCTTTCAGCCAGTCCAGGCCATAGGTTCAGGTGATCGGGAGGGATTCGCCAAAAATAGCGTTATAACTCAGTCTATTGAGCTTCAGGGGCGTCCCACAGGTAAGGTCATACCGGCTGATCCATCACCGGAAGCCATAGAGCTGGATCAGTCAGGGGGGTCTTTTGTCGCGCCAGATACTCAATGTGATGTCATTCCCGCCGACCGCACGACATTTTCATTTATCCCATCAGCTAGCCTATCCGATGCCTTTCCATTGGAATCTAACAATCTTCCAGAATCAAATCGGAACAAGGTGAACCTTCACGAAGAAAAAAGTCATTTCACGAGCGAGAAGGGATCCAAAGTATATACACCTGAACCCTCTCAGTCTGTATCCCTTCGAAGACTAGAGGGCTCGCCTCTCTTCTCCGCAGATGAACCAAACGTACACCAGACTTTGCCTCTGGTTTCAAAACCGTTGTCCGTGAAAAGTTTTCCTGGCCTAAGTAACCCGAGTCGTCCACGGTCAAAAACCCGTGCTCAagcttctccttcaaaCGAACCCGCTGCATCTAGGCGGCGGAACAAGACGAAGGAACCTAATCTTAGCGAGGAAAGTTTTGGTGTTGATTCAATACCGATCAAGTATCCCGAACCTCTGGACGTGATAGCGAATTTGTTGAGGCAACATTcagaagagatggaaggagaagctAAGAGATTGGAGGAAGATAAGAAGGGGCCAGCGGGCAAGTTTGAACTCAGCGGGAAGCAAGGAGACAAACTCTTCGACAGACACGAAAAGATGCGGGTCGAAATGTCAGGAGAAAAGGACTTTGAAGCTCCTGAATTGGCTGCGAGAGTTTCGTCCGATCGAGGGCGGACTAGCCCTGTCGGTTGCGACAGCAGTCCTGGTTCACCTTTTACTTCACAAAAGACAAATGTCACATTTCATAGCTCACCTCATACTCTACTACAGAATCAATACGAACCTTCCGTCAACATACAAAGGCCAATCAACCACATAGATGATCAAAAAGACGGAGTCGCCTCACAATCATGTCATTTTCTTCGTACATCGCCCCCAGAACAGTGTTATGGCGAGCGGTTTAGATCATTTGCTGAACAAGGGTGTCTGTTCGACGAAAACAGACTTTCTATCTATGAGGGGGACTTGTTTTCGTCTTCTCAAGTTGTCGACGGGGGGCTGGAAGTGTCTGAGGATGCATTTAGCCAGAGATCGAATATTTTCCAAGCAACCCAAATGGTCCGCCAGCCATCTGGGCCTTCTCTTGAGGCAGATATGTCCTCATCGAGAGCTATTACCAGTCCGAGAAGCTTGGTGCCAACCCAGCGTAGTTCGTCTGTTAGCCCAGAAAACAGTCAAACCCTAAGAGCGACCGTGACCGATTCTATAGCACCTCATTCACCACGTATTTCTGCCTCGGTACCAACATCAAAACCACTACTGCCTTCATATCTTTCGATCCCTCCTCATCGCTCCCTTGCTTATAATTCTCGACGATTTGCCACGCGAGTATCAACGGAAGACAACGGACGAGTCGACATCCCTCAGCATCGACAACTTCAAAGGCGCGCGGTTAACCATATACAGTTGAATGACCATATGATGGAGTCACACATCTCGGAAATCCCGATCAGCCCTGGAGACCTGTGTGCGGAATCAGTACCTGCACACAGTGATGCTTATACCACTCGACCAATTCAATCGTCAAATACGGGACATTACTCGCCAGAAAAACCTCGAAGGTCCCAGGAGGTTGAGGAAGTGAACGGGCGTGAGCTCTCAGTCACAGTTGAACCGGTTGTACAAGCAACAGGTGACGATCAGCCTACGATTGACAAGGTGACTCATAATCTATGTTCTAGTCAAATCAATCAACATTCATCAAATGATCTTCCACAGTCCGAACCTGATCACCATGATGCCCCCTCAAATCCTTTCCTTTTAACTCACGAGATAGCGCCCAGGGCCGACGAAAAAAGGGTCCGAAAGAAGCGCAAAatcttttctccttccacACGTTCGATGGATCGTCCAGGGGTTACTTCCAGAAAAAGTCTGTTCAAGGGTGAGGAACTTGCCGAGGAAAGTAATAGTAGTTCAGCACCAGAGGACGCCGATGATTTCTCTTACCGCCCCGTGAAAACTGCTAGGGCATTAAGAGCCGGTGGGAGAGCAAGTACCCCTATTACCTCAGCTTTTTCAGAAGCGAAACAGACTCGTGCTCCCTCAACCAGTCCGCTTTCAACATTTTCTGACTCTGACAAAAATTTGATTTCTGATGGTGAAAATGATGTGACTATCCGCCCTTTGAAAAGGCAGAAGTCACATAATGAAGCCAAAGGAGTAAAGACTAGGACCTCCGCCGCTACACAAGCAAATAGCAATCTTTCATCGAAAAGGAGAGTCAGGCATGTTACTGGGAAGTCTCGAGCAGCAAAATCACATGCTCCTGAGGACTTCAATCGGGTGCTTGCAAGCTATGGTCATTATTACTATCCAGCTCGCATTATCGAGCCCAGTGGATTGGGGTACAAAGTGATATATGATGATAATGAACGCCGAGAGTGTGGGCCTGATAAGCTTCGGAAGCTCATTTTGAAAAGGGGCGACGAATTGGAGGCATACGAAAGGCAAGATTTGCCTACGAAGATGGAAGTTCTCTTGGATTGGGATGGAAATGAGAGAGGAGTAAAGTGCGTCAGCAACGGCAGGATATTGGGCTATGTAGAGCTTCGATTCATCCGCATTCGTCAGCAGATAATAAAACAGCAATTTAGTGACAGGCTATTCGCCTCCCAGTCAGCTGCGAAGTCCCCTGCTAGGTCCACACTTCGCTCCCCTGTCAAAAACTTTACGCCTCAGGTATTTGAAGGAATGATTGTTCTAATCCTGACAGGAGTCGAGGAGAACTCTGTCGAATACGAGGTTAAGAATTTATCTAAATTGATTGAAATCCGCGGCGGAATGGTAGCGAAAGACTGGGCGCAGATATTTGAGCCAGAGTTGCACCTTGGACATTTCAAAAGGAACTTAGGTCGAACACCTTTCGTGATACCCACTGGTACCAGACCACTGATGACATCTACATTCATGGTGGCATTGGCGAAAGGGATACCGGTGTTGTCAGTCAAGTATGTAGACGCTGCCattgaagaaggaaaa GCTATTGACTGGCATCCATATCTGATATCATCAGGTTACTCATCCTTCACCAGACAAATGATGTCCCAAGTTGTCGACACATCATGGGGGACTGAAAACTGGGATCCAGTCAAGGCTGGACACCTGCTCAAACCGTTCAAGGGAAAAAAAGTACTTTTTATACAGCCGAGAAATTCTCTCAGT TCTCTTCTAACTCTATGTTCAACATGTCTGGGTGCAGAAGAGGTACGAGTTGTAGAGAGAGTTTCTGGGAAAGAGCTCGATGTCATCCTCGATCCCAAGTGGGATTACTTGGTCATCGACAAGATGGGGGTTCCTAATACCTTGAAAGGGTGTAGGAAAGTTGCAAACGTACAGTGGCTAAAGCAATGCCTA GTAATGGGGAAAGCTCTACCTCCCTTATTAGCAAGCCAGGATGAGCCGGACAAAGAAGCCTACAAGGTcaaaagagagaaaagcAACAAGGGAAATGCAAGAAAGAGAGCCAATCAAAGTACATAA
- a CDS encoding Hypothetical protein (Similar to SGTC gene model, INSD accession EAL21469.1; CNBD1640) — translation MRIKLSFLPPFPSSRILLLVPNDVKTITHLKKYLIKSLSSVAQHASSSHELLLEIEGFQLLSGSDLNIIEPTDVVCVRIAPSTSTESPMSSLNQSSNKKRKRNSPPKPLRQTKKRIIAAPSTSLEKDVLAAVGDAARNELRKLPRSVALAIPPNVMRARRVSISSSSSFSTSSTSSSSSSSSSTSSTSSSSSSSSSSSSSSSSSSSSSSSSSSSSSSSSSSSSSSSSSSPLSSSSSSSSGSNSSSDFMGPASLKGGFSSKSRQSHAQPLKAHTGNGGAIHLLQPPVPPGHGKSQTRNRNARRRLARQHKKLDQDRDANVSTAGIDFKQNSSVQASSSQFNEGTTIFTTPELPIPRDMSNRNKKRGFLREMAEIRGKKTVFHADTDGVYPPLPDIAARADQSPGSAFPFAGSESHLQSQQNLSQRDWTLDGIFYGDAVDGDNHRRPSFSTSTPQRPLQNICPSELTSLPDNIFITRTEFGDSWYGKSNLGCGNGRRSDENNVVNQHWEETEEEEEEFAGEYGTEGEAHDGTETMAMGKVFWQSTEKNYDSLKLLDGVTLAQLRVGSILARKELVLDLHTHSPQLQLNLVKVISVTTEGILIEKVDSPMITEEEKEEELEKASSQEECGYICTEIILAEIVCVEVGAQIAHKRNSIFAPDLIHSLGAFLVPISNPVFPSGFCFDALIMPQFGYPIYQACSSTERSKKKIESDGGYDGCNFVEQEK, via the exons ATGAGGATTAAATTATCCTTCCTTCCCCCGTTCCCTTCTTCGAGaatccttcttcttgtgCCAAACGACGTCAAGACCATTACCCATCTGAAGAAGTACCTCATCAAGTCCTTGTCCTCGGTTGCACAACATGCCTCATCATCACATGAGTTACTTCTGGAGATCGAGGGATTTCAGCTGCTTAGTGGCAGTGACCTGAATATCATTGAGCCGACTGATGTTGTCTG TGTGCGAATAGCTCCAAGCACTTCGACAGAATCGCCCATGTCTAGTCTTAATCAGTCCTCGAAcaagaaaaggaaaagaaactcCCCTCCGAAACCGCTTAGACAAACAAAAAAGCGTATAATTGCTGCTCCCTCAACTTCATTGGAAAAAGACGTGTTGGCAGCTGTCGGGGATGCGGCTCGTAATGAACTTCGCAAACTTCCTCGGTCGGTCGCCTTGGCAATACCACCTAATGTCATGCGAGCGCGACGTGTgtccatctcttcttcttcttccttctccacctcctccacttcttcttcctcctcctcctcctcctccacctcctcgacttcctcttcctcttcctcttcctcttcctcttcctcttcctcttcctcttcctcttcctcttcctcttcctcttcctcttcctcttcctcttcctcttcctcttcctcttcctcttcgtcttcctctccgttgtcgtcgtcttcctcttcctcatcaggatcaaactcttcttctgatTTTATGGGTCCAGCGTCGTTGAAAGGTGGCTTTTCATCGAAATCTCGACAGAGCCATGCGCAACCCCTCAAGGCTCATACCGGAAATGG AGGTGCCATTCATCTCTTGCAGCCTCCCGTTCCCCCTGGTCATGGCAAATCACAAACAAGAAATCGTAACGCCCGTCGCCGGCTTGCCCGTCAACATAAGAAGTTAGATCAAGATCGTGACGCCAACGTCTCCACAGCTGGAATTGATTTCAAGCAAAACTCCTCAGTTCAAGCATCCTCGTCACAGTTCAATGAGGGCACGACAATCTTCACCACTCCTGAATTGCCAATTCCCAGGGATATGTCAAATAGAAACAAGAAAAGAGGATTTTTGAGAGAAATGGCGGAGATAAGAGGGAAAAAAACAGTGTTTCATGCCGACACAGACGGAGTTTATCCGCCATTGCCAGATATAGCGGCCAGAGCTGATCAAAGTCCTGGCTCAGCTTTTCCGTTCGCAGGGTCTGAAAGCCACTTGCAATCTCAACAAAATTTGTCCCAGAGAGACTGGACACTGGATGGAATTTTTTATGGAGATGCTGTTGATGGAGACAATCATCGACGTCCTAGTTTCTCAACTAGCACGCCGCAAAGACCGCTACAGAATATCTGTCCTTCGGAGTTAACCAGCTTGCCTGACAACATCTTTATCACAAGAACAGAGTTCGGGGACTCATGGTACGGTAAATCCAACTTGGGATGTGGTAATGGACGCCGCAGCGACGAAAATAATGTCGTTAATCAACATTGGGAAGAGactgaggaagaagaggaggaatTCGCCGGAGAGTACGGCACAGAAGGTGAGGCACACGACGGAACTGAGACTATGGCTATGGGTAAGGTCTTTTGGCAGTCGACAGAAAAGAACTACGACAGTCTCAAGTTGCTCGATGGGGTCACTCTCGCGCAACTGCGAGTTGGGTCGATATTGGCTCGCAAA GAGCTTGTGTTGGATTTGCATACTCATTCTCCTCAATTGCAATTAAATCTCGTCAAGGTCATCTCTGTGACAACAGAAGGGATCCTGATTGAAAAAGTGGATTCACCCATGATCactgaagaagaaaaagaggaagaactTGAAAAAGCTTCGTCTCAGGAAGAGT GCGGATACATATGCACTGAGATCATCCTCGCCGAAATAGTTTGCGTAGAGGTAGGAGCACAAATCGCGCACAAGCGG AACTCCATATTTGCTCCCGATCTTATCCACTCGCTTGGCGCCTTCTTGGTACCAATCTCTAACCCAGTGTTTCCATCCGGTTTCTGCTTTGATGCTCTCATCATGCCCCAGTTCGGTTACCCAATTTACCAAGCCTGCTCCAGCACCGAGAGaagcaaaaagaaaatAGAAAGCGATGGCGGGTACGATGGCTGTAATTTCGTGGAGCAAGAGAAATGA